A window of Bradyrhizobium sp. AZCC 1610 contains these coding sequences:
- a CDS encoding SCO family protein, translating into MDRTIRPLVIIAAFAASLVAGLVIMLFVMGGLRTVTAPAAIGGPFQLTDQAGQAVTEQNLKGKPTLIFFGFTHCPDVCPTSLFEISEVLKAMGTDADRVNAWFVSVDPERDTAAAMKNYLSSFDPHLKGLTGDPQAVAKVISAYRVYARKVPLKDGDYTMDHTALVYLMDRDGNFVAPFNLKRTPEEAAKDLKRYL; encoded by the coding sequence ATGGACCGGACGATCCGCCCGCTGGTGATTATCGCTGCCTTCGCCGCGAGCCTTGTGGCCGGGCTGGTGATCATGCTGTTTGTGATGGGCGGCCTGCGCACCGTCACGGCGCCGGCGGCGATCGGCGGTCCGTTTCAACTGACCGACCAGGCCGGCCAGGCCGTCACCGAGCAGAATTTGAAGGGCAAGCCGACGCTGATCTTCTTCGGCTTCACCCATTGCCCCGATGTTTGCCCGACCTCGCTGTTCGAGATTTCCGAGGTCTTGAAGGCGATGGGCACCGACGCCGATCGCGTCAACGCGTGGTTCGTTTCCGTCGATCCCGAGCGCGACACGGCAGCCGCGATGAAGAACTATCTCTCCAGCTTCGATCCGCATTTGAAGGGGCTGACCGGCGATCCGCAGGCAGTGGCCAAGGTGATTTCGGCCTACCGGGTCTATGCCAGGAAGGTCCCGCTCAAGGACGGCGACTACACCATGGACCATACCGCGCTGGTCTATCTGATGGACCGCGACGGCAATTTCGTCGCGCCCTTCAACCTGAAACGGACGCCGGAGGAAGCCGCCAAGGATTTGAAACGGTATCTCTGA
- a CDS encoding transporter substrate-binding domain-containing protein yields the protein MPYPNVALTNARLHRTVRAWLAGLLVASVLMAVGGAAAQAQTQPRPAVEAAPQAVPGFWDPRRRPDRPDMSRLTVIRFLTETDYPPFNFTGPDGNPAGFNVDLARALCDEIKISCTVQMRRFETLVDAISSNRGDAIIASMAVTPALRARLDFTDPYYRAPARFVSRRDAVMPEIRPEYLEGKKVGVIAGTSHEAYLKAMFTDAEIKSYPNDDALRLALRRSEVDFIFGDAISLAFWINGTDSAECCAFSGGPFVESRYFGEGVGIAVRKGNDLLRTSLNWALFRIWEKGRFTDLWLRYFSISPF from the coding sequence ATGCCATACCCTAACGTCGCGTTAACCAATGCAAGACTGCATCGAACCGTCCGCGCGTGGCTGGCCGGGTTGTTGGTCGCGTCCGTGTTGATGGCGGTTGGCGGTGCTGCGGCGCAGGCGCAAACCCAGCCCCGCCCGGCGGTCGAGGCGGCCCCGCAGGCGGTGCCCGGCTTCTGGGACCCGCGGCGGCGTCCAGACCGGCCGGACATGTCGCGCCTGACCGTGATCCGGTTCCTGACCGAGACCGACTACCCGCCGTTCAACTTCACCGGCCCCGACGGCAATCCTGCCGGCTTCAATGTCGATCTGGCGCGCGCGCTCTGCGACGAGATCAAGATCAGCTGCACCGTCCAGATGCGCCGGTTCGAGACGCTGGTCGATGCGATATCAAGCAATCGCGGCGACGCCATTATCGCCTCCATGGCGGTGACGCCGGCCTTGCGCGCAAGGCTCGATTTCACCGATCCCTATTACCGCGCACCGGCGCGCTTCGTGTCGCGGCGCGACGCCGTGATGCCGGAGATCCGTCCCGAATATCTCGAAGGCAAGAAGGTCGGCGTCATCGCCGGCACCTCGCACGAGGCCTATCTGAAGGCGATGTTCACCGACGCCGAAATCAAATCCTATCCGAACGACGATGCGCTGCGGCTGGCGCTGCGGCGGAGCGAGGTCGATTTCATCTTCGGCGACGCGATCTCGCTGGCGTTCTGGATCAACGGCACCGATTCGGCCGAATGCTGCGCGTTCTCGGGCGGGCCCTTTGTCGAGAGCCGCTATTTCGGCGAGGGCGTCGGCATCGCCGTCCGCAAGGGCAATGATCTGCTGCGGACGTCGCTGAACTGGGCGCTGTTCCGGATCTGGGAAAAAGGCCGCTTCACCGATCTGTGGCTGCGGTATTTTTCCATCAGTCCGTTTTAG
- a CDS encoding lysine--tRNA ligase translates to MSTIDLAFSPSDLRALAEQSNAWPFEQAKAIVARLKKNPKDEVLFSTGYGPSGLPHIGTFGEVARTTMVRHAFRVLTEGKIKTRLIAFSDDMDGLRKVPDNVPNKEMLTAHLGRPLSRIPDPFSNEYPSFGAHNNARLRAFLDTFGFDYEFASSTDYYTSGKFDAALLRVLERFDAVMAVMLPSLREERAATYSPFLPICPRTGMVLYVPIVEHDVKAGTVSYDDPETKERVTLPVTGGHCKLQWKPDWAMRWFALGVDYEMAGKDLIDSVKLSGKICAALGGTPPEGFNYELFLDEKGQKISKSKGNGLTIDEWLRYASPESLSLFMYREPKSAKRLYFDVIPRNVDDYQQFLDGFTRQDAKQQLANPVWHIHSGKPPKADMPVTFQLLLTLVSSSNAENAETLWGFIGRYRPGVTPQTHPKLDAMVGYAINYYRDFVAPTKKFREPTYGERAALQDLRDALSNMPAGSSAEDIQNVVYEIGRREPFLDPVKKGKDGRPGVSLDWFNMLYQVLLGQEKGPRFGSFVAVYGITNSIAMIDGALARSA, encoded by the coding sequence ATGTCCACCATCGACCTTGCCTTTAGCCCGAGCGATCTGCGCGCGCTCGCCGAACAATCCAACGCCTGGCCGTTCGAGCAGGCCAAGGCGATTGTCGCGCGGCTGAAGAAAAACCCGAAGGACGAGGTGCTGTTTTCGACCGGCTACGGTCCGTCCGGCCTGCCGCATATCGGCACGTTTGGCGAGGTCGCGCGCACCACCATGGTGCGCCACGCTTTTCGCGTGCTCACCGAGGGCAAGATCAAGACCCGGCTGATCGCGTTCTCCGACGACATGGATGGCCTGCGCAAGGTGCCGGACAACGTGCCGAACAAGGAGATGCTGACGGCGCATCTCGGCAGGCCGCTGAGCCGGATTCCGGATCCGTTCTCAAACGAATATCCATCGTTCGGCGCGCATAACAACGCGCGGCTGCGTGCGTTCCTCGACACTTTCGGATTCGATTACGAGTTCGCAAGTTCAACGGATTACTATACCTCCGGTAAGTTCGACGCCGCGCTGCTGCGCGTGCTGGAGCGCTTCGATGCAGTGATGGCCGTGATGTTGCCGAGCCTGCGCGAGGAGCGCGCGGCGACTTATTCGCCGTTCCTGCCGATTTGCCCGCGCACCGGCATGGTGCTGTACGTGCCGATCGTTGAGCACGACGTGAAGGCCGGCACGGTCTCCTACGACGATCCGGAAACCAAGGAGCGTGTCACGCTTCCGGTGACCGGTGGGCACTGCAAGCTGCAATGGAAGCCGGACTGGGCGATGCGCTGGTTCGCGCTCGGCGTCGACTATGAAATGGCCGGCAAGGACCTGATCGACTCGGTCAAACTGTCGGGCAAGATCTGCGCGGCGCTCGGCGGCACGCCGCCGGAGGGATTCAACTACGAACTGTTCCTCGACGAAAAGGGCCAGAAAATTTCGAAGTCGAAGGGCAACGGCCTCACCATCGACGAATGGCTGCGCTACGCCTCGCCGGAATCGCTGTCGCTGTTCATGTACCGCGAGCCGAAGTCGGCGAAGCGGCTGTATTTCGACGTGATCCCGCGCAATGTCGACGACTACCAGCAATTCCTCGACGGATTCACGCGGCAAGACGCAAAGCAGCAGCTCGCCAATCCGGTCTGGCACATTCATTCCGGCAAGCCGCCGAAGGCCGACATGCCCGTCACCTTCCAGCTTCTGTTGACGCTGGTGTCGTCGTCGAACGCGGAGAATGCCGAGACGCTGTGGGGTTTCATCGGGCGCTATCGCCCGGGTGTGACGCCGCAAACCCATCCCAAACTGGACGCGATGGTCGGCTACGCCATCAATTACTACCGCGACTTTGTGGCGCCGACGAAAAAATTCCGCGAGCCGACCTACGGCGAGCGCGCCGCGCTGCAGGATCTGCGCGATGCGCTGTCGAACATGCCGGCGGGGTCGAGCGCGGAAGACATCCAGAACGTGGTCTACGAGATCGGCCGCCGCGAGCCATTTTTGGACCCCGTGAAGAAGGGCAAGGATGGCCGTCCCGGCGTCTCGCTCGACTGGTTCAACATGCTCTACCAGGTGCTGCTCGGCCAGGAGAAGGGCCCGCGCTTCGGCTCATTCGTCGCAGTCTATGGCATCACGAATTCGATTGCGATGATCGACGGCGCGCTGGCAAGGAGCGCGTGA
- a CDS encoding class II aldolase/adducin family protein translates to MQFRVSPKALSESSAEQWQARVDLAAAHRLAFIQGFSEGIFNHLTLVVPGRSDRYYQIPFGTHWSEVTASCFMEVGIDDGEVKSGEGEVERSCYCIHAPIHKALPQAKAVFHTHMPHASALTRLEDPRIKEIGQTEVGLSGAIAYDDEYTGPALDPAEGARLAKVIGDKTVLFMANHGISTVGATVAEAYDMLYYVERAAQVQIYAMWTGQKLKQLPAPVVEKTRRDYKDEHLYKGPTPAQRHFDALKRMLDRKEPDYAT, encoded by the coding sequence ATGCAGTTCAGGGTTTCGCCTAAAGCGCTCAGCGAGAGCAGTGCCGAGCAATGGCAGGCGCGGGTCGATCTCGCAGCCGCCCACCGGCTGGCCTTCATCCAGGGATTTTCCGAAGGCATCTTCAACCATCTGACCTTGGTGGTGCCGGGCAGGAGCGACCGCTACTACCAGATTCCGTTCGGCACGCATTGGTCCGAGGTCACGGCTTCCTGCTTCATGGAAGTCGGCATCGACGATGGCGAGGTCAAAAGCGGCGAGGGCGAGGTGGAGCGTTCCTGTTATTGCATTCACGCGCCGATCCACAAGGCGCTGCCGCAGGCGAAAGCGGTGTTTCACACCCACATGCCGCATGCCAGCGCGCTAACGCGGCTCGAAGATCCCCGCATCAAGGAGATCGGCCAGACCGAGGTCGGGCTGTCAGGCGCCATCGCCTATGACGATGAATATACCGGCCCGGCGCTCGATCCCGCCGAAGGCGCGCGGCTCGCAAAAGTCATTGGCGACAAGACCGTGCTGTTCATGGCCAATCACGGCATCTCCACCGTCGGCGCGACCGTCGCAGAAGCCTACGACATGCTGTACTACGTCGAGCGCGCCGCCCAGGTGCAGATCTATGCGATGTGGACCGGGCAGAAGCTGAAACAGCTTCCTGCGCCTGTGGTGGAGAAAACCAGGCGCGATTACAAGGACGAGCATCTCTACAAGGGCCCGACCCCGGCTCAGCGGCATTTCGATGCCTTGAAGCGGATGCTGGACCGGAAAGAGCCTGACTACGCGACGTAG
- a CDS encoding mismatch-specific DNA-glycosylase, protein MTDVLSDLLQHSLRVVLCGTAAGTTSAAERAYYAHRQNKFWKILHETRLTPEPLRPHQYRSLLQHGIGLTDLVKAGAGMDRATLPKLTAADRVRLSNAIATFRPQFLAFTSKTAGQKFFDGKRDYGEQLELIGDTRVWILPSTSGAANGSWRPEIWHRFADEVREAGARASH, encoded by the coding sequence GTGACTGATGTGCTGAGCGACCTGCTGCAACATTCCCTTCGCGTCGTGTTGTGCGGAACCGCTGCCGGGACAACGTCCGCCGCCGAGCGGGCCTACTACGCGCACCGGCAAAACAAGTTCTGGAAGATCCTGCACGAGACGCGGCTCACGCCGGAGCCGCTTCGGCCGCACCAATATCGCAGCCTGCTGCAACATGGGATCGGCCTGACTGACCTCGTGAAAGCCGGCGCGGGAATGGACCGTGCCACGCTTCCCAAACTGACGGCGGCGGATCGCGTCCGGCTTAGCAACGCAATCGCGACATTTCGTCCCCAATTCCTCGCATTCACCAGCAAGACGGCCGGACAGAAATTCTTCGACGGCAAGCGAGACTATGGCGAGCAGTTGGAGTTGATCGGCGATACCAGGGTGTGGATATTGCCGTCGACCTCGGGCGCCGCCAATGGAAGCTGGCGTCCGGAAATCTGGCATCGATTTGCGGATGAGGTCAGGGAGGCTGGCGCGCGGGCGAGCCACTAA
- a CDS encoding S24 family peptidase → MARQSKAQRILTHSQVWTALDRLAERAGMSPSGLARRSGLDPTTFNKSKRITGDGRERWPSTESVSKALAATNSSIDTFVQLIGDGARSLQSVPLLGLAQAGSGGHFDESGFPAGRGWDEVALPQASDEHAYALEISGDSMKPAYRDGDIIVVSPGTPIRRGDRVVLKTSDGEVMIKELKRRTTKALELQSLNPAQADRTLDAEDVAWIARIVWASQ, encoded by the coding sequence ATGGCGAGACAATCCAAGGCGCAACGGATTCTGACCCACAGCCAGGTCTGGACCGCGCTCGACCGGCTGGCCGAACGCGCCGGCATGTCGCCCTCGGGTCTCGCCAGGCGCAGCGGCCTCGACCCCACCACCTTCAACAAATCCAAGCGCATTACCGGCGACGGCCGCGAGCGCTGGCCTTCCACCGAATCGGTTTCCAAGGCGCTGGCCGCGACCAATTCGTCGATCGACACCTTTGTGCAGTTGATCGGCGACGGCGCGCGCAGCCTGCAATCGGTGCCGCTGCTAGGCCTCGCGCAAGCCGGCAGCGGCGGCCATTTCGACGAGAGCGGCTTTCCCGCCGGCCGTGGCTGGGACGAGGTGGCGCTGCCACAGGCCTCTGACGAGCATGCCTACGCGCTGGAGATCTCGGGCGATTCGATGAAGCCTGCTTATCGCGACGGCGACATCATCGTGGTGTCGCCGGGGACGCCGATCCGGCGCGGCGACCGCGTGGTGCTCAAAACGTCGGACGGCGAAGTGATGATCAAGGAATTGAAGCGCCGCACCACCAAGGCGCTGGAACTGCAGTCGCTCAACCCGGCACAGGCCGACCGCACGCTGGACGCTGAAGACGTGGCCTGGATCGCAAGGATCGTGTGGGCGAGCCAGTAG
- a CDS encoding DUF952 domain-containing protein, whose product MRTIYKITPASAWREAERQGVYRGSADDLRDGFIHFSTASQVAETARKHYFGQTGLFLVAVDADALGDALRWEPSRNDELFPHLYGELDLGAVTAILGMRARSDGTHDIPELAP is encoded by the coding sequence GTGCGCACGATCTATAAAATCACTCCTGCCTCGGCCTGGCGCGAGGCCGAACGGCAAGGCGTCTATCGCGGCAGTGCAGACGATCTGCGCGACGGCTTCATTCATTTCTCCACGGCATCCCAGGTCGCCGAGACGGCGCGAAAGCATTATTTCGGCCAGACCGGCCTGTTCCTGGTCGCGGTCGACGCGGACGCGCTCGGCGATGCATTGCGCTGGGAGCCTTCGCGCAACGATGAGCTGTTCCCGCATCTCTACGGCGAACTCGATCTCGGCGCGGTGACCGCGATCCTCGGCATGCGCGCGCGGTCCGATGGCACTCACGACATTCCGGAGCTTGCCCCGTGA
- a CDS encoding quinone-dependent dihydroorotate dehydrogenase, translating to MIRAFDAFSLPLLRWFDPEDAHRMAIHGLRLLPPVKPRADDSKLAVRAFGLNFPNPIGMAAGFDKSAEVPDALLRLGFGFVEIGTVTPKPQAGNPRPRLFRLERDEAVINRMGFNNDGAEAALRRLAARAHHGGIVGVNVGANKDSSDRVADYVKLIETFAPVASYFTVNVSSPNTPGLRNLQQSAALDDLLAKVIDARERVRRNAGDSPVLLKIAPDLSLTELDDVVHIARSRRVDGMIVANTTLARPATLREQARAKEQGGLSGRPLFRLSTRMVAETYVRTEGAFPLIGVGGIDTGGAALTKIRAGASLIQLYSSLVYKGLGLVDDIKNDLASTLLRTGRDSLSEIVGADAATITAEDWPVQ from the coding sequence GTGATCCGCGCCTTCGACGCCTTTTCGCTGCCGCTGCTGCGCTGGTTCGATCCGGAAGACGCGCACCGCATGGCGATCCACGGCCTGCGGCTGCTGCCCCCGGTCAAGCCGCGGGCAGACGATTCGAAGCTGGCGGTGCGGGCCTTTGGCTTGAACTTTCCCAATCCGATCGGAATGGCCGCGGGCTTCGACAAGAGCGCGGAGGTACCAGACGCGCTGCTGCGGCTCGGCTTCGGCTTTGTCGAGATCGGCACCGTGACGCCGAAGCCGCAGGCCGGCAATCCACGACCGCGGCTGTTTCGCCTCGAGCGGGATGAGGCCGTGATCAACCGCATGGGCTTCAACAATGACGGCGCCGAGGCCGCGCTGCGCCGGCTGGCGGCCCGCGCCCACCATGGCGGCATCGTCGGCGTCAATGTCGGGGCCAACAAGGATTCGTCCGACCGCGTCGCTGACTACGTCAAGCTGATCGAGACATTTGCGCCGGTCGCGAGCTATTTCACCGTCAACGTTTCCTCGCCGAATACGCCGGGTCTGCGCAACCTGCAGCAATCCGCAGCGCTCGATGATCTCCTCGCGAAGGTGATCGATGCGCGGGAACGGGTACGCAGGAATGCCGGCGATTCGCCGGTGCTGCTGAAGATCGCGCCGGATCTGAGTTTGACTGAACTCGACGACGTCGTGCACATCGCGCGCTCGCGCCGGGTCGACGGCATGATCGTCGCCAACACCACGCTGGCGCGTCCCGCCACCTTGCGCGAACAGGCTCGCGCGAAAGAGCAGGGCGGATTATCCGGGCGGCCGCTGTTCCGGCTGTCGACGCGCATGGTGGCCGAGACCTATGTCCGCACCGAAGGCGCGTTTCCGCTGATCGGCGTCGGCGGCATCGACACCGGTGGCGCGGCGCTGACAAAGATCCGCGCCGGCGCCAGCCTGATCCAGCTCTACTCGTCGCTGGTCTACAAGGGCCTCGGGCTGGTCGACGACATCAAGAACGATCTGGCCTCGACGTTGCTGCGCACCGGGCGCGACTCGCTGTCGGAGATCGTCGGCGCGGATGCTGCGACGATCACCGCCGAGGACTGGCCGGTGCAGTAG
- a CDS encoding MATE family efflux transporter → MHSPVAPSRVTTAQVFAIAGPAMVANLTTPLIGIVSTTAIGRLGDAAMLGGVAMASVLFDCMFWLFGFLRMSTLAFAAQSLGSGETSELRAILLRGLIVAALIGTALMALQIPLAALLLGAMGGSEGVTRAAKTYFTIRIWSAPLALGNYVVLGWLIGQARAKLALGTQVTINLINMAATVLLVLVLDLGIAGAAIAALIAEAAGLALGGLIAHRLSQGQLAISSATLFDSTKLMRMLSVNRDILIRTASLIVAFLFFTSQGARAGDMTLAANAVLNNFLLISAFFLDGLANAAEQLCGRAYGARDKNAFAGAVKLVVIWGFGFALAVAGTFLLFGPALIDMMTASVDVRRIARDYLPFVIFAPLLGVFAFAHDGVYIGATWARDMRNLMVLALLIFLGAWFTLRSFGNAGLWAAFLVHYAARGGLEALRYPALLRKSFGS, encoded by the coding sequence ATGCATTCGCCCGTCGCTCCATCCAGGGTCACGACGGCGCAGGTGTTTGCCATCGCCGGTCCCGCGATGGTCGCGAACCTGACCACGCCGCTGATCGGCATCGTCTCGACCACGGCGATCGGACGCCTCGGCGACGCCGCGATGCTCGGCGGCGTGGCGATGGCCTCGGTGCTGTTCGACTGCATGTTCTGGCTGTTCGGCTTCCTGCGCATGAGCACGTTAGCGTTTGCGGCGCAGTCGCTGGGATCAGGCGAGACCTCGGAATTGCGCGCGATCCTGCTACGCGGGCTGATCGTCGCGGCGCTGATAGGGACGGCTCTCATGGCCTTGCAGATCCCGCTCGCGGCCCTGCTGCTCGGCGCGATGGGCGGCAGCGAAGGCGTCACGCGCGCCGCGAAGACCTATTTTACAATCCGGATCTGGTCCGCGCCGCTGGCGCTCGGCAACTATGTCGTGCTGGGATGGCTGATCGGACAGGCTCGCGCCAAACTGGCGCTCGGCACGCAGGTCACCATCAACCTGATCAACATGGCGGCAACGGTGCTGCTGGTGCTGGTACTCGACCTCGGCATTGCCGGTGCTGCGATCGCCGCGTTGATTGCGGAGGCGGCGGGCCTCGCGCTCGGTGGCCTGATCGCACACCGTCTCTCGCAAGGCCAACTCGCGATATCCAGCGCCACGCTGTTTGACAGCACCAAGCTGATGCGAATGCTCTCGGTCAATCGTGACATCCTGATCCGCACGGCATCGCTGATCGTGGCGTTCCTGTTCTTCACCTCGCAGGGTGCGCGCGCCGGCGACATGACGCTCGCCGCCAATGCGGTGCTGAACAATTTTCTCCTGATCAGCGCCTTCTTCCTCGACGGTCTCGCGAACGCCGCCGAGCAGCTTTGCGGCCGCGCCTATGGCGCACGCGACAAGAATGCTTTCGCCGGCGCAGTGAAGCTCGTTGTCATCTGGGGCTTTGGCTTTGCCCTTGCGGTGGCCGGGACTTTTCTGCTGTTTGGCCCGGCGCTGATCGACATGATGACGGCGAGCGTGGACGTACGGCGCATCGCGCGGGATTATCTGCCGTTCGTGATCTTTGCGCCGCTGCTCGGCGTATTCGCCTTTGCCCATGACGGTGTCTATATTGGCGCCACCTGGGCGCGCGACATGCGCAACCTGATGGTGCTGGCGCTTCTGATTTTTCTCGGCGCGTGGTTTACGTTGCGTTCGTTCGGAAATGCCGGGCTGTGGGCGGCGTTCCTGGTGCACTATGCGGCGCGCGGCGGGCTCGAGGCGTTGAGATATCCGGCGCTGTTGAGGAAGTCGTTCGGTTCGTAG
- a CDS encoding MBL fold metallo-hydrolase, which produces MQLRFVGCGDAFGSGGRFNTCFHVTGASVNFLIDCGASSLPALKRLGIAREAIDLILITHFHGDHFAGLPFLLLDAQFTRRSRPLVIAGPQGIETKLANLMEALFEHSSKTKPRFDLSVVALEPEQSRTFGDVKVTPYPVIHGESGGPFLAYRIEAEDRVITYSADTEWTETLIPAGRDADLFIAEAYYYDKIVKNHLSLKTLAAHLPDINPKHLILTHMSDDMLGRLGELPYTAAHDGMVVEL; this is translated from the coding sequence ATGCAATTGCGATTTGTCGGCTGCGGCGACGCGTTCGGTTCCGGCGGCAGGTTCAACACCTGCTTCCACGTCACGGGCGCAAGCGTCAATTTCCTGATCGATTGCGGCGCGTCGTCGCTGCCGGCGCTGAAGCGTCTCGGCATCGCGCGCGAGGCCATCGACCTGATCCTGATCACGCATTTCCACGGCGACCATTTTGCGGGCTTGCCGTTTCTGCTGCTGGACGCGCAGTTCACGCGGCGCTCGCGGCCGCTGGTGATTGCTGGTCCACAGGGGATCGAGACGAAACTCGCCAATCTGATGGAGGCGCTGTTCGAGCATTCCTCGAAGACCAAGCCGCGCTTCGATCTTTCCGTCGTAGCACTGGAGCCGGAGCAGAGCCGGACTTTCGGCGACGTCAAGGTGACGCCTTATCCCGTCATCCACGGCGAATCGGGCGGGCCGTTCCTGGCTTACCGGATCGAGGCCGAGGATCGCGTCATCACCTACAGCGCCGACACCGAATGGACGGAGACGCTGATCCCGGCCGGGCGCGACGCCGACCTGTTCATCGCCGAGGCTTATTACTACGACAAGATCGTCAAGAACCATCTCAGCCTGAAAACGCTGGCAGCGCATCTCCCCGACATCAATCCGAAACACCTGATCCTGACCCATATGAGCGACGACATGCTCGGCAGGCTGGGCGAACTGCCCTACACGGCCGCCCATGACGGCATGGTCGTCGAGCTCTAG
- a CDS encoding DUF6460 domain-containing protein, translating into MPNDVRDLPASNDGLYRFLGGSPLSVAFRLILLSILVGVVLAAIGFDPWNIVHSIRMLFQRLWDLGFDAVNWLWRYFLLGAVIVVPIWLLSRLFGSSRGR; encoded by the coding sequence ATGCCCAACGACGTCAGAGACCTGCCGGCCAGCAATGACGGCCTGTACCGCTTTCTCGGCGGCTCGCCGCTATCGGTCGCATTCCGGCTGATCCTGCTGTCGATCCTGGTGGGCGTGGTGCTCGCCGCCATCGGCTTCGACCCCTGGAATATTGTGCACAGCATTCGCATGCTGTTCCAGCGGCTGTGGGATCTCGGCTTCGACGCCGTCAACTGGCTGTGGCGCTACTTCCTGCTCGGCGCCGTGATCGTGGTCCCGATCTGGCTGCTGTCGCGGCTGTTCGGCAGCTCTCGCGGGCGATAA
- a CDS encoding cisplatin damage response ATP-dependent DNA ligase produces the protein MNRFAELLDRLAYEPGRNNKLRLITAYFRDTPDPDRGYALAALTGALSFKHAKSGLIRDLIADRTDPVLFALSYDYVGDLSETVALMWPKIQLPGHNNPPPPTLSEVVATLRTLGKTELPKQLARWLDELDETGRWALLKLVTGAMRIGISARLAKTAAAALGNKDPHEIELIWPALVPPYLDLFAWLEGRGDKPVNRDPAPFRPVMLAHAIEDADFASLDPADFITEWKWDGIRVQAVSGRDERGHMQARLYSRTGEDITKSFPDLVPSLHLPGAIDGELLVLREGRVQTFNVLQQRLNRKVVSPKLMKDFPIHLRAYDLLGDDENDLRELPFVERRAHLEAFVRKLDDPRIDLSPTVAFDSWEALMAARADPASAGAGEDAEAVEGVMLKRRDAPYLPGRPRGQWWKWKRDPHIIDAVLMYAQRGHGKRSSYYSDYTFGVWTSGEDGEQLVPVGKAYFGFTDEELLQIDRFVRRNTTEKFGPVRHVVHEPDQGLVLEVAFEGLARSPRHKSGVAMRFPRISRLRWDKPPREADRLETLERMLKDVTAN, from the coding sequence ATGAACCGCTTTGCCGAACTCCTGGATCGCCTCGCCTACGAGCCCGGCCGCAACAACAAGCTGCGGCTGATCACGGCCTATTTTCGCGACACGCCCGATCCCGACCGCGGCTACGCGCTGGCGGCGCTGACCGGCGCGCTGTCGTTCAAGCACGCCAAGTCTGGGCTGATCCGCGATTTGATCGCCGATCGCACCGATCCGGTGCTGTTCGCGCTGTCGTATGATTATGTCGGTGATTTATCCGAGACGGTTGCGCTGATGTGGCCGAAGATCCAGCTGCCCGGCCACAACAACCCGCCGCCGCCCACCCTCTCCGAGGTCGTCGCCACGCTCCGCACGCTCGGCAAGACCGAGCTACCAAAACAGCTCGCGCGCTGGCTCGACGAGCTCGACGAGACCGGCCGCTGGGCGCTGCTAAAGCTCGTCACCGGCGCGATGCGAATCGGGATTTCGGCGCGGCTGGCGAAAACCGCGGCTGCCGCGCTTGGCAACAAGGACCCGCACGAGATCGAGTTGATCTGGCCGGCGCTCGTCCCGCCCTATCTCGACCTGTTCGCCTGGCTCGAAGGCCGCGGCGACAAGCCGGTCAACCGCGATCCCGCGCCGTTTCGCCCTGTCATGCTGGCGCATGCGATCGAGGATGCGGATTTCGCCAGTCTCGATCCTGCGGACTTCATCACGGAATGGAAATGGGACGGCATTCGCGTGCAGGCGGTCTCGGGCCGCGATGAGCGCGGTCACATGCAGGCACGGCTCTATTCGCGCACCGGCGAGGACATCACCAAGAGCTTTCCCGACCTCGTGCCGTCGCTGCATCTGCCCGGCGCCATCGATGGCGAACTGCTGGTGCTGCGCGAGGGACGCGTGCAGACCTTCAACGTGCTGCAGCAGCGGCTGAACAGAAAGGTCGTTTCACCGAAACTGATGAAGGATTTTCCCATTCATCTGCGCGCCTACGATCTGCTCGGCGACGATGAGAACGACCTGCGCGAACTGCCGTTCGTTGAGCGCCGCGCGCATCTCGAGGCTTTCGTCAGAAAGCTTGACGACCCGCGCATCGACCTGTCGCCGACGGTTGCCTTCGATAGCTGGGAGGCGCTGATGGCCGCCCGCGCCGACCCCGCAAGCGCCGGCGCGGGCGAGGATGCCGAGGCGGTCGAGGGCGTCATGCTGAAGCGCCGCGACGCGCCCTATCTGCCGGGCCGGCCCAGGGGCCAGTGGTGGAAATGGAAGCGCGACCCGCACATCATCGATGCCGTGCTGATGTATGCGCAGCGCGGCCACGGCAAGCGCTCGTCCTATTATTCGGACTACACCTTCGGCGTCTGGACCTCGGGCGAGGACGGCGAGCAACTGGTGCCGGTCGGAAAAGCCTATTTCGGCTTCACCGACGAGGAACTGCTGCAGATCGACCGGTTCGTCCGCCGCAACACGACGGAAAAATTTGGCCCCGTGCGCCATGTCGTGCACGAGCCGGACCAGGGCCTGGTGCTGGAAGTCGCGTTCGAGGGGCTGGCCCGCTCGCCGCGGCACAAATCCGGCGTCGCGATGCGGTTTCCGCGCATCAGCCGCTTGCGCTGGGACAAGCCGCCGCGCGAGGCGGACCGGCTGGAGACGCTGGAGCGGATGCTCAAAGACGTGACAGCAAATTAA